One bacterium DNA segment encodes these proteins:
- a CDS encoding dihydrofolate reductase family protein, with translation MAKLVFGMNQSLDGYVDHMAFGPSPRLFRHFIEEAQRQAGSVYGRRMYEIMRYWDEDHPEWDAERHAFAAAWRKQPKWVVSRSLKSVGPNARLVKDDLEGAIRELKAEREGEIEVAGPDLAQSLTEMALIDEYRIYLHPVVLGHGKPYFAGPRPRLRLMAHDRIDEDVIKLSYVPA, from the coding sequence ATGGCTAAGCTCGTGTTCGGAATGAACCAGTCCCTGGACGGCTACGTCGACCACATGGCGTTTGGGCCAAGCCCCAGGCTCTTCCGCCACTTCATTGAGGAGGCGCAGAGGCAGGCGGGCAGCGTGTACGGCCGCCGAATGTACGAGATCATGCGATACTGGGACGAGGATCATCCGGAATGGGACGCCGAGCGACACGCCTTCGCGGCGGCCTGGCGGAAACAGCCGAAATGGGTCGTCTCGCGCTCGTTGAAGTCGGTCGGTCCCAACGCCAGGCTTGTTAAGGATGACCTTGAGGGCGCGATTCGCGAGTTGAAGGCCGAGCGCGAGGGGGAGATCGAAGTTGCCGGACCAGACTTGGCGCAAAGCCTTACCGAAATGGCTCTGATTGACGAGTACCGAATCTACCTGCACCCCGTCGTGCTTGGTCACGGCAAGCCATATTTCGCCGGACCCCGGCCGCGGCTCCGTCTAATGGCTCATGATCGAATCGACGAGGATGTGATCAAGTTGAGCTACGTTCCCGCTTAA
- a CDS encoding DUF6683 family protein, with amino-acid sequence MKIAKFSALGVALTLVLTTARPSPAQIVDFASSPGYSNMINNMISNHIWNTSMANYTKTYNKGGSGSASKSPSSGQPATYQVPAYRAYPAVQFKSTGTRVTLQEYLDAIQGPPEVKAEAKTLVLDIFQKYEATRAAKEYPNDWALAYVSYVGLNSLVYNGITEKPILPFEQNVGLRDVVAEYATDNGVLTKVPDRKKQEFYELLVMSGGLTYHFYEKALRENNAEELKQIKSAAAQNLKMVGLKP; translated from the coding sequence ATGAAAATCGCAAAATTCTCAGCCTTGGGCGTGGCTCTAACCCTGGTCTTGACGACGGCTCGCCCTTCCCCTGCCCAAATCGTGGATTTCGCCAGCAGTCCCGGTTACTCGAATATGATTAACAATATGATTTCCAATCATATTTGGAACACTTCGATGGCGAACTACACCAAGACCTACAATAAAGGAGGCTCGGGCAGCGCCTCCAAATCGCCATCTTCCGGTCAGCCCGCTACCTACCAAGTTCCGGCTTACCGCGCGTACCCGGCCGTCCAATTCAAATCGACCGGAACGCGGGTGACGCTGCAGGAATACCTCGATGCCATCCAGGGTCCCCCGGAGGTCAAGGCCGAAGCCAAGACATTGGTCTTGGATATTTTTCAGAAATACGAGGCCACCCGAGCCGCCAAGGAATACCCGAACGATTGGGCTTTGGCCTACGTTTCCTACGTTGGGCTCAATAGCCTGGTTTATAACGGAATCACCGAAAAACCGATTCTTCCCTTTGAGCAGAATGTCGGCCTGCGGGACGTGGTTGCGGAGTATGCCACCGACAATGGCGTTTTAACCAAGGTGCCCGACCGAAAAAAACAGGAATTCTACGAGCTCTTGGTGATGAGCGGCGGGCTCACTTATCATTTCTATGAGAAGGCCCTGCGCGAGAACAATGCCGAAGAGCTAAAGCAAATCAAAAGCGCCGCGGCCCAGAATTTGAAGATGGTTGGCCTCAAGCCTTAG
- a CDS encoding YdeI/OmpD-associated family protein, translating to MKIRDVVGPVHRMPTDLREAINSTSAAKAAWEDITPLARNEWICWVTSAKKAETRKQRIERAANELAKGKRRPCCWPGCPHRRPNAKKLRRLGLRARGSLRG from the coding sequence ATGAAGATAAGAGACGTTGTTGGGCCAGTGCATCGAATGCCGACGGATTTGCGCGAAGCCATTAACTCAACGTCAGCGGCTAAAGCCGCATGGGAAGACATTACCCCGCTTGCGCGCAACGAATGGATTTGTTGGGTGACATCGGCGAAGAAAGCTGAAACACGCAAGCAGCGTATCGAGAGAGCGGCTAATGAGCTTGCCAAAGGCAAACGCCGTCCCTGCTGTTGGCCTGGCTGCCCGCATCGAAGACCGAACGCGAAAAAATTGCGGCGACTCGGCTTGCGAGCCCGGGGAAGCCTGCGAGGATGA